One window from the genome of Rhinolophus ferrumequinum isolate MPI-CBG mRhiFer1 chromosome 10, mRhiFer1_v1.p, whole genome shotgun sequence encodes:
- the LLPH gene encoding protein LLP homolog, with protein MAKSLRSKWKRKMRAEKRKKNAPKELSRLKSILKLDSDVLMKDVQEIATVVVPKHCEEKTQCVVKDEKDDMKMETDIKRNKKTLLDQHGQYPVWMNQRQRKRLKAKREKGKGKSKAKAVKAAKGLAW; from the exons ATGGCTAAAAGCTTACGGAGTAAGTGGAAAAGGAAGATGCgtgctgaaaagagaaaaaagaatgccCCAAAGGAGCTTAGTAGACTTAAAAGTATTCTTAAACTAGATAGTGACGTTTTAATGAAAGATGTTCAAGAGATAGCAACTGTGGTGGTCCCCAAACATTGTGAAGAGAAAACTCAATGTGTGGTGAAAGATGAAAAAG atgacatgaaaatggagactgatattaagagaaacaaaaagactcTTCTAGACCAACACGGACAGTACCCTGTATGGATGAACCAGAGGCAAAGAAAAAGGCTGAAGGCAAAgcgagagaaagggaaggggaaaagcaaagcaaaagcaGTGAAGGCAGCGAAGGGCCTGGCCTGGTAG